GCCCATTCCAGGGCTGCACGCACGGCTTCGGTTGCGTAGCCCCGGCCATGCACGGCGGGGTCCAATGCCCAGCCGACTTCAGGCGTGCCGATCAACGACGGCTCGATCTCGCGATGGTAGTCGGCAAAGCCGACCTCACCGAGAAACCGGCCGCTCTGCTTGTCCCGTACGACCCAATAGCCATAGCCGAGCATCGCCCAGTGTCCGGCGTAGCGCAGCAGCCGCGCCCATACTTCTTCGCGCGTGAAGGGTTTGCCGCCGATGTAGCGGATCACTTCGGGATCGGACCACATCGCATAGCTATCGAGGAAGTCGTCACGCGTGTGCGGACGCAGTGAGAGGCGCGGGGTGGTGAGGAGCGTGGGACGGGTGGACATTGCGTAAGAGCGGATCGTGGTTGGAGTGGCTCGGCAAGCAGTGCGCTCGATGATCGCAGATTTTTTCTGCGCCAGGGGCCCGGTCAAATTCCTGAGCGCGCGCGCCGCAAGCTATGGCAGGCGACACGACTTCGCCCTACACTCCCCGATACCTCCGCGCAACCGGGTCGGCGCGACAGGCGCGTCGTTGCCAGCTCGCGCCGTTCGCACTGCAATGCCACGCTCACCACCGCTCTGTCGATGAAACTTCGCCTGCGCTATCTCACCGCGCTGATCGTGAACGTCGCCTTGCCCTGGCTCGTCTACCGGCTCGCCTTCCCGCACTGGGGCCACCTCGGCGCGCAGGCTGTCTCGGCGCTGCCGCTGCTCGCGTGGATGAGCCTCGACCTGCTGCGCTATCGCCATTTCGACGCGCTCAGCGCGCTCGTGCTGGTCGGTATCGTGCTCTCCATACTGGCCACGGGCGCCGGCCTCGCCAGCAACACACGGCTGCGCGCAGTCGAAGAGCCCATGGTGTCCGGCATGATCGGCGTGGCGTTCCTGCTATCGCTCGCGCTGCCGCGGCCGTTGGTGTTTTATCTCGCCCGCTCGACCATGTCGCGCGAGGATCCTCGCAGCGTCGAGAGCTTTGAGCGCCATTGGCGCGAACGCCCCACGCTCGTCGCCTATATCCGCCTGATGACGCTCGTGTGGGGCATCGGCATGACGGGCGAGAATGTTCTGCGCAGTCTCGTCGTCTGGCAATGGGCAGACGACCCGCGCTCCGCCATCGCCTCCAACGTGCTGAGGTACGGCGTCTATGCCGGCCTGACGGCCTGGACTTTCTGGTGCCGCCGGCTCATCAAACAGGATGCGCTGCGCTATCCGGACGATAGCGTGAACGAGGCGCCGCCCCTCGCCACTCGATAAGCGCAACCCTCACGTCAGTTCGAGAAAGCGCGCCAGACACGGATTGCGATTCGCCGGCGACCACGCCAACACCTGCTCGATCAGCGGCGCATCGACCAGCGGCCGGAACACCACGCCCGCGAGTTGCGCCTTGCGCATCGACGCCGGCACCAGCGCGACGCCCACGCCTTCGTCGACGAGACTCAGCACCGTTTGCTGCAACTGCACTTCGAAGCGGATGTCGGGTTCGAAGCCTCCCGTGCGGCAATGCTCGACAATCGTCGCGCGCAGAGTGGGGGCCACCTCCTCGGACGCGAGCACGAACGGCTCGCCCGCCAGTTGCGCGATCTTCAGGCGCCGCGCGCGGGCGCGCGGATGGCTGCGCGACAGCGCGACGCACAAAGGCTCACTGAGAATCGTACGCGTGGCGAGCCCCTTGTCCGGCACGTTCGGGAACATGATGGCCGCGTCGATCTGGCCGGTGAGCACCTGCTCGGCGAGATCGTTCGAGACGACTTCACGCAGGTTCAGCGCGACCTCGGGAAACGCGGCACCGAATGCCCGCGCGTAGCCAGGCACGACGTTATACGCCGCGCACATCGTGAAGCCGATGGCGAGCTTGCCCGCGTCGCCATGCGCGGCAGCGTGCGCGTTGCTGACCGCCTGCTCCACGGCGGCGAGAATCGCCTTCGCGTCGGCATAAAAGCGCTCACCCGCGGCGGTCAAGCTGACGCTGCGCGGACTGCGCTCCACCAGCGTCACGCCGATGCTCGCCTCCAGCGCCGCCAGTTGCCGGCTCAGCGGCGGCTGCGACAGGTTCAGACGCGCCGCGGCCCGGCC
Above is a genomic segment from Paraburkholderia aromaticivorans containing:
- a CDS encoding GNAT family N-acetyltransferase, whose amino-acid sequence is MSTRPTLLTTPRLSLRPHTRDDFLDSYAMWSDPEVIRYIGGKPFTREEVWARLLRYAGHWAMLGYGYWVVRDKQSGRFLGEVGFADYHREIEPSLIGTPEVGWALDPAVHGRGYATEAVRAALEWADRQWPGGETACIVAPENLPSLRVADKCGYRERLRTTYKGKPTIVLRRSAHGV
- a CDS encoding VC0807 family protein, with product MKLRLRYLTALIVNVALPWLVYRLAFPHWGHLGAQAVSALPLLAWMSLDLLRYRHFDALSALVLVGIVLSILATGAGLASNTRLRAVEEPMVSGMIGVAFLLSLALPRPLVFYLARSTMSREDPRSVESFERHWRERPTLVAYIRLMTLVWGIGMTGENVLRSLVVWQWADDPRSAIASNVLRYGVYAGLTAWTFWCRRLIKQDALRYPDDSVNEAPPLATR
- a CDS encoding LysR family transcriptional regulator, giving the protein MIDIKPLRYFVTLAETRHFGRAAARLNLSQPPLSRQLAALEASIGVTLVERSPRSVSLTAAGERFYADAKAILAAVEQAVSNAHAAAHGDAGKLAIGFTMCAAYNVVPGYARAFGAAFPEVALNLREVVSNDLAEQVLTGQIDAAIMFPNVPDKGLATRTILSEPLCVALSRSHPRARARRLKIAQLAGEPFVLASEEVAPTLRATIVEHCRTGGFEPDIRFEVQLQQTVLSLVDEGVGVALVPASMRKAQLAGVVFRPLVDAPLIEQVLAWSPANRNPCLARFLELT